The following coding sequences are from one Bacillus solimangrovi window:
- a CDS encoding LCP family protein: MASTRIVRRKKRKNKKKFRLLLFFILFFGTAIGYSAYEFNVGARGNDDDINSEVPEVEEPEFKGSENEFGKTNILLLGTDTTSAKGGRTDTIMIAQYDPENGTAKLASIMRDSYVSIPGYGYNKMNTAYVFGGAELVRQTIKENFNIDVQYYALVNFDGFTEIVDELAPKGIDIDVEKSMNYVDRAGGLYIDLQEGQQKLDGEQLLHYARFRHDSESDFGRVRRQQQVIEAVKDELISVKGVLKLPRMLGMIQPYLKTDISEVEMLGLGKDFLLNTPDNIETLRIPIDGTYSNSYYEHAGSVLALDESENRQALDEFFNSDNTQTAINDAEDEPNS; the protein is encoded by the coding sequence ATGGCATCAACAAGAATTGTTCGCCGTAAGAAACGGAAGAACAAGAAAAAGTTCCGCTTACTCCTCTTTTTTATATTATTTTTTGGTACAGCAATTGGCTACAGTGCTTACGAATTTAATGTAGGAGCTAGAGGCAATGATGATGATATTAATTCAGAGGTCCCAGAAGTAGAAGAACCTGAATTCAAAGGTTCCGAAAACGAATTCGGTAAGACAAACATATTACTACTAGGTACTGATACTACGTCAGCTAAAGGCGGTCGTACAGATACAATAATGATTGCACAATACGATCCTGAAAATGGAACAGCAAAGCTTGCATCAATTATGCGAGATAGCTACGTATCCATTCCAGGTTATGGTTATAACAAAATGAATACGGCGTATGTATTTGGTGGAGCTGAACTCGTTCGACAAACGATTAAAGAAAACTTTAATATTGATGTACAATATTACGCTCTTGTAAACTTTGATGGATTTACAGAAATTGTTGATGAATTGGCTCCTAAAGGTATCGATATTGATGTTGAAAAATCAATGAACTACGTTGACAGAGCAGGTGGACTATACATTGACTTACAAGAAGGACAACAAAAATTAGATGGAGAGCAATTACTTCATTACGCTCGCTTCCGCCACGATTCAGAAAGTGATTTCGGTCGTGTCCGTCGTCAACAACAAGTGATTGAAGCTGTTAAGGATGAACTTATTAGTGTTAAAGGTGTATTAAAACTTCCTAGAATGCTAGGTATGATTCAACCGTACTTAAAAACTGATATTTCTGAAGTTGAAATGCTCGGTTTAGGTAAAGACTTTCTCTTAAATACGCCTGATAATATTGAAACGTTACGTATCCCTATTGATGGAACATATTCGAATTCATATTATGAACATGCTGGTTCAGTTCTCGCACTTGATGAATCAGAAAATCGCCAAGCACTTGACGAATTTTTCAACAGTGATAACACACAAACAGCTATCAATGATGCAGAAGACGAACCGAATAGTTAA
- the fabF gene encoding beta-ketoacyl-ACP synthase II — protein MEKQRVVVTGLGAVTPLGNDVETTWARILNGDSGIGMLTRVDADKFPAKVAAEATDFDPTEFMDRKEARKMDRFTQFAMAASFEAVKDANLEITEEIAPRTGVWIGSGIGGMETHEQQFNIFQEKGYRRVSPFFVPMMIPDMAAGQVSIALGAKGINSCTVTACASGANSIGDAFKVIQRGDADVMITGGTEAPITSMAVAGFSTARALSFSDDPTKASRPFDKNRDGFVMGEGAGILVLESLEHAQKRGAKIYAEIVGYGATGDAHHITAPAPGGEGGVRAMRQAIEDAGLQPEQIDYMNAHGTSTEYNDKFETMAIKEVFGEHANKLAISSTKSMTGHLLGAAGGIEAIFSVKAITDSVLPPTINYETPDPECDLDYVPNEARKQEVNAVLSNSLGFGGHNATLVFKKYNG, from the coding sequence ATGGAAAAACAACGTGTAGTAGTTACAGGTTTAGGAGCAGTGACACCCCTCGGAAACGATGTAGAGACGACATGGGCACGTATTTTAAATGGTGATTCAGGTATAGGCATGCTTACGAGAGTGGATGCTGACAAGTTCCCTGCAAAAGTTGCTGCAGAAGCTACAGATTTTGATCCAACTGAATTCATGGATCGAAAAGAAGCTCGTAAGATGGATCGTTTCACACAATTTGCAATGGCAGCTTCATTTGAAGCTGTTAAAGATGCAAATTTAGAAATTACTGAAGAAATCGCTCCACGTACTGGTGTCTGGATCGGATCAGGCATTGGTGGAATGGAAACACACGAACAGCAGTTTAATATCTTTCAGGAGAAAGGATATCGACGCGTAAGTCCGTTCTTCGTTCCGATGATGATCCCTGATATGGCTGCTGGCCAAGTATCTATTGCGTTAGGTGCAAAAGGAATTAATTCTTGTACAGTAACTGCATGTGCTTCAGGGGCAAATTCAATTGGTGATGCATTTAAAGTGATTCAACGAGGTGACGCTGATGTGATGATTACTGGTGGAACGGAAGCACCGATTACTTCAATGGCTGTTGCTGGATTTAGTACAGCACGTGCACTCTCGTTCAGTGACGATCCTACAAAAGCAAGTCGACCATTTGATAAAAATCGTGATGGTTTCGTAATGGGAGAAGGCGCTGGAATTCTTGTGCTTGAATCATTAGAGCATGCTCAAAAACGTGGTGCAAAAATATATGCTGAAATTGTTGGATATGGTGCTACTGGAGATGCACACCATATTACCGCACCAGCTCCAGGAGGAGAAGGTGGTGTTCGAGCAATGAGACAAGCAATTGAAGATGCAGGATTACAGCCTGAACAAATTGACTATATGAATGCTCACGGTACAAGTACAGAATATAATGATAAATTTGAAACGATGGCAATTAAAGAAGTATTTGGTGAACATGCGAACAAACTTGCAATTAGTTCAACTAAATCGATGACAGGTCACTTACTCGGTGCTGCTGGTGGAATTGAAGCTATTTTCTCAGTTAAAGCAATTACAGATTCTGTATTGCCACCGACTATCAATTATGAGACACCTGATCCAGAGTGTGACTTAGACTATGTACCAAATGAAGCACGTAAGCAAGAAGTTAATGCGGTATTAAGCAACTCACTTGGTTTTGGTGGACACAACGCTACACTAGTATTTAAAAAATATAATGGGTAA
- a CDS encoding beta-ketoacyl-ACP synthase III, with translation MNVGILGMGRYLPERVLTNQDLEKMVETSDEWIRSRTGIEERRIANDDIKTSDMSYYAAKEALENANVDAKDIDLILIATVTPDHPFPSVACYVQERLGAKNAAAMDLSAACAGFMYGVITAQQFIQNGVYKNVLVIGAEKLSSIVDWEDRNTAVLFGDGAGAAVIGPVSDGRGILSFELGADGVGTQHLYQDEFIKMNGREVFKFAVRQMGESALNVLDKAGLTKEDVDFLIPHQANIRIMEASRQRLELPIEKMSKTVHKYGNTSSASIPIALMEEIEDGKIKDDDVLVMVGFGGGLTWGAIALRWGR, from the coding sequence ATGAATGTTGGTATTTTAGGAATGGGACGTTATTTACCTGAAAGAGTCTTAACTAATCAAGATTTGGAAAAAATGGTTGAAACATCAGATGAGTGGATTCGTTCTCGAACAGGGATTGAGGAAAGGCGAATTGCCAATGATGATATCAAGACATCGGATATGTCTTATTATGCTGCAAAAGAAGCTTTGGAAAATGCGAATGTAGATGCGAAAGATATTGATTTAATTCTCATTGCAACTGTCACACCTGATCATCCTTTTCCATCTGTCGCTTGTTATGTACAGGAGCGCTTAGGTGCGAAGAATGCAGCAGCAATGGACCTTAGTGCTGCATGTGCTGGTTTCATGTACGGTGTGATTACTGCACAGCAATTTATTCAGAATGGTGTGTACAAAAATGTTCTCGTTATTGGCGCTGAAAAGCTATCATCAATCGTAGATTGGGAAGATAGAAACACAGCAGTGTTGTTTGGAGATGGAGCAGGAGCTGCGGTTATAGGACCAGTATCAGATGGTCGAGGAATTCTTTCATTTGAGCTTGGAGCAGATGGTGTTGGGACACAACATTTATATCAAGATGAATTTATCAAAATGAATGGCCGAGAAGTGTTTAAGTTTGCAGTGCGTCAGATGGGTGAATCTGCTCTTAATGTATTAGATAAAGCAGGGTTAACGAAAGAAGATGTTGATTTCTTAATTCCTCATCAAGCAAACATTCGTATTATGGAAGCGTCTAGACAACGGCTTGAATTACCAATTGAGAAAATGTCTAAAACGGTCCATAAATATGGAAATACTTCTTCAGCGTCGATACCTATTGCCCTTATGGAAGAAATTGAAGATGGAAAGATTAAGGATGATGACGTACTCGTAATGGTTGGCTTTGGTGGTGGTCTCACATGGGGGGCTATTGCATTACGTTGGGGTAGATAA
- a CDS encoding ComZ family protein has translation MNQERNMKFMQIAMNYLPEAKGMLEQSGVEVSMDNIQPMLEVLMKVMSDAYELGHEDALKEKE, from the coding sequence TTGAATCAAGAACGAAATATGAAATTTATGCAGATCGCAATGAATTACTTACCTGAAGCAAAAGGCATGCTTGAACAAAGTGGTGTCGAAGTTAGTATGGACAATATTCAACCGATGCTTGAAGTGTTAATGAAAGTTATGAGCGATGCTTATGAACTCGGACATGAAGACGCTCTTAAGGAAAAAGAGTAA
- a CDS encoding BMP family ABC transporter substrate-binding protein: MKTILLSIITGISFMLLLVGCSSESINSNSVKVGMLVPETINEPVWGDKGYKGLLKIQSDLGVDVYYKENIKTIAMAEKAIKEFQEKGVSLVFGHGIEYGPIFIAFQDKYPDIQFVYFNGDETADNVVSIKFNSHAMGFFGGMVAAKMSKTNHIGVIAAFEWQPEIQGFVAGAKYEKPDIKVSIDYTYDWAGTDEAIYYLDELIKERADVFYPAGDMFNIPIINKVKDQGLYAIGFISEQSDLGEATVLTSTIQHVSYVYKDVAEKYMTEKLESGVILVDFQDGAISMGQFSPEVPEDYQLKLKDMIEHYKLMQQLPNE, from the coding sequence ATGAAAACGATATTGCTGAGTATAATTACTGGGATAAGTTTTATGCTTCTTCTAGTAGGTTGCTCATCTGAATCTATAAATTCTAATAGTGTTAAAGTGGGAATGCTCGTTCCTGAAACCATTAACGAACCTGTATGGGGAGATAAAGGTTATAAAGGATTGTTGAAAATACAATCTGATTTAGGTGTTGATGTATATTATAAAGAGAATATCAAAACGATAGCAATGGCAGAAAAAGCTATTAAAGAATTTCAGGAGAAGGGTGTATCGCTCGTTTTTGGTCATGGAATTGAGTACGGTCCAATTTTTATTGCCTTTCAGGATAAGTACCCAGATATACAATTTGTCTACTTTAATGGTGATGAGACAGCTGATAATGTGGTAAGCATTAAGTTTAATTCACATGCGATGGGTTTCTTTGGGGGCATGGTGGCTGCAAAGATGTCGAAAACAAATCATATTGGAGTAATTGCTGCATTTGAGTGGCAGCCAGAAATCCAAGGTTTTGTAGCTGGGGCTAAGTATGAGAAACCTGATATAAAAGTATCTATAGATTATACATATGATTGGGCAGGTACAGATGAAGCTATTTATTATTTAGATGAATTAATAAAGGAACGTGCTGACGTATTTTATCCAGCAGGGGATATGTTTAATATACCTATTATTAATAAAGTAAAGGATCAAGGTTTATATGCGATTGGATTTATTTCTGAGCAATCTGATCTAGGGGAAGCAACTGTATTAACGAGTACAATTCAGCATGTCAGTTATGTGTATAAGGATGTTGCCGAGAAATATATGACTGAAAAGCTTGAATCAGGCGTAATACTTGTGGATTTCCAAGATGGTGCTATTTCTATGGGACAGTTTAGCCCTGAAGTGCCAGAGGACTATCAATTAAAGTTAAAAGACATGATAGAACATTATAAATTAATGCAGCAATTACCTAATGAATGA
- a CDS encoding alpha/beta hydrolase family protein, translating into MEATKFFSFGDQWNVVHFPEKPNGFAILIIGDVNHYVDEETSLWIQNLERFRLIELLCEQGYTVFYSNLYGRHWGSDKTFEYLRRLNAYMMRTVILNSRIHLLAEGMGALPAMKLMERTPETIRSAAFLSPLIDLKNYLQNEKENRVFYKRIITEIKEGYALTEGEDFSSVIDLFDLKTYQNTVPLKIWHATNRTNYPVRQHSRVYEAHRKALGHPIMLSLHMFEKRFAVSDALIRFFESNEHEL; encoded by the coding sequence ATGGAAGCGACAAAATTTTTTTCTTTTGGTGATCAGTGGAATGTAGTCCATTTCCCAGAAAAACCTAATGGATTTGCCATTCTTATTATCGGAGATGTTAATCATTATGTGGACGAGGAAACGAGTTTATGGATACAAAATTTAGAGCGTTTTCGTTTAATCGAATTACTTTGTGAGCAAGGTTATACTGTATTTTATTCAAATTTATATGGTAGGCACTGGGGTAGTGATAAAACGTTTGAATATTTGCGTCGCTTAAACGCGTATATGATGAGAACGGTTATTTTAAATTCGAGGATTCATTTGTTAGCAGAAGGAATGGGTGCACTACCAGCAATGAAGTTAATGGAAAGAACGCCTGAAACGATAAGAAGCGCTGCTTTCTTAAGTCCTTTAATTGACCTGAAAAATTATTTGCAAAATGAAAAAGAAAACCGTGTGTTCTATAAGCGAATCATTACTGAAATAAAAGAAGGTTATGCTCTTACAGAAGGTGAAGATTTTTCAAGTGTAATTGATTTGTTTGATTTAAAGACGTATCAGAATACAGTTCCATTAAAGATATGGCATGCTACGAATCGTACTAATTATCCTGTTCGTCAACATAGTCGTGTTTACGAAGCACATCGAAAGGCATTAGGTCATCCTATCATGTTATCATTACACATGTTTGAGAAACGCTTTGCAGTTAGTGATGCTCTAATTCGATTTTTTGAGAGTAATGAACATGAATTATAG
- a CDS encoding YjzD family protein, which produces MRYFWTFFWAFLLSQMITYVVSNMQGASYSFTTGLIFSVILTLTVAILGDGLLTDEA; this is translated from the coding sequence ATGCGTTATTTTTGGACTTTCTTTTGGGCATTTTTATTAAGCCAAATGATTACATATGTTGTATCAAACATGCAAGGAGCAAGCTATAGCTTTACAACAGGACTTATTTTCTCTGTTATTTTAACGCTTACTGTAGCTATACTTGGTGATGGCTTGTTAACTGATGAAGCTTAA
- a CDS encoding nucleoside hydrolase, translating to MKKLLIFTDIGVDDSFALMYALLHPELDVVGIVTEYGNISQQQAMQNAAYLLKVANRNDIPIIGGAQHPLSGEHPKSYPNIHGVHGLGDLVPPKTFDKDLNNFNLIFELIESYPNELIIVNFSRLTSLAMGFILSYSTMKLVKRYYIMGGAFLIPGNVTALAEVNFYSDPIAADIVMSMAHDIYLYPLNVTHYALINELNIKYLYEQNANCFASIIPSIYSFYFNAYKKDYPMIQGAPMHDLVSISGVTNLSICQYVQKPVTIQQDGEAKGVSIADFRPWIEPDSDANTKIAVTLDYELFQRNFLNSMLTPLNN from the coding sequence ATGAAAAAATTATTAATATTTACTGACATTGGTGTTGATGATAGTTTTGCACTCATGTATGCATTATTACATCCTGAACTTGACGTTGTTGGCATCGTTACTGAATATGGGAATATTTCACAGCAACAAGCTATGCAGAACGCCGCTTACCTGTTAAAAGTCGCTAACCGTAATGATATTCCAATCATAGGAGGTGCCCAGCACCCCCTTAGTGGTGAACATCCTAAAAGTTATCCTAACATACATGGAGTGCACGGATTAGGTGACCTCGTCCCCCCTAAAACCTTCGATAAAGATCTAAACAATTTCAATCTAATCTTTGAATTAATTGAATCGTACCCTAATGAATTAATTATCGTAAATTTTAGCAGATTAACTTCTTTAGCTATGGGTTTTATTTTATCCTACAGTACGATGAAGCTTGTCAAACGTTATTACATTATGGGGGGAGCATTCTTAATTCCTGGAAATGTTACTGCGTTAGCGGAAGTGAATTTCTATAGTGACCCTATTGCAGCCGATATTGTTATGTCAATGGCACATGATATCTATTTATATCCTTTGAATGTCACTCATTATGCTCTAATTAACGAACTTAATATCAAGTATCTCTATGAACAAAATGCAAATTGTTTCGCTTCAATAATCCCTTCAATTTATTCCTTCTACTTTAATGCATATAAGAAAGATTACCCAATGATACAAGGCGCTCCTATGCATGATCTCGTATCTATAAGTGGCGTTACAAATCTCTCTATTTGCCAATATGTTCAAAAACCTGTCACGATACAACAAGATGGTGAAGCTAAAGGTGTTAGCATCGCTGACTTTCGTCCTTGGATAGAGCCAGATTCAGACGCTAATACAAAAATTGCAGTCACTTTAGATTATGAACTTTTCCAGCGAAATTTTTTAAATTCAATGCTCACACCTTTAAATAATTGA
- a CDS encoding alpha/beta hydrolase family protein, with amino-acid sequence MITFDYPVGYHDFHKTKIINYQMNRWYSMGYTRKEDMIDASNKIRKLEDWKEEMVKQANKALSENRLMNATFYYRAAEFFTHPNDPDKITLYDTFINMFYNDLFADEPIERFEIPYDDGYLPAMRLSANDAIKKGTIVIHGGFDSFMEELYSMATYFSHLNYEVILFEGPGQGKALKKYSFPLNYKWEEPTKAILDYFDLDNVSLLGVSMGGWLCFRAAAFEPRINRVIAHSIAYDYMKIPPPIVEKFALWLFKYPKLMDWMADLKMKVMPQEKWGTDNLMYITKTDTPLEGGMALLEFNAEHLKSELVTQDVLILTGTEDHFIPLKMHNLQVQALENANSITERIFTRKEHAHNHCQVGNFGLALKVIADWLEELESNNSNLK; translated from the coding sequence ATGATTACATTCGATTATCCGGTCGGTTATCATGACTTTCATAAAACTAAAATTATCAATTATCAAATGAACCGATGGTATTCAATGGGCTATACTAGAAAGGAAGATATGATTGACGCTTCTAATAAGATTCGTAAGCTAGAAGACTGGAAAGAGGAAATGGTTAAACAGGCTAATAAAGCACTTTCTGAAAATCGTCTCATGAATGCAACATTTTATTATCGAGCAGCTGAATTTTTCACCCACCCAAATGACCCTGACAAAATTACACTTTACGATACTTTTATTAATATGTTTTATAATGACCTTTTTGCAGATGAACCTATTGAAAGGTTTGAAATACCTTATGATGACGGATATTTACCTGCAATGAGATTGTCTGCAAATGATGCAATAAAAAAAGGGACGATTGTCATACATGGTGGATTTGATTCATTTATGGAAGAGTTGTATTCAATGGCAACTTACTTTTCCCATTTAAATTATGAAGTTATCTTATTTGAAGGTCCTGGCCAAGGAAAAGCTTTAAAGAAATACAGCTTTCCTTTAAATTACAAATGGGAAGAACCTACAAAGGCCATACTAGATTATTTCGATCTAGATAATGTCTCTTTGCTAGGGGTTTCTATGGGCGGATGGTTATGTTTCAGAGCGGCTGCATTTGAACCTAGAATCAATAGAGTCATTGCTCACAGCATTGCTTACGACTATATGAAGATCCCTCCACCAATTGTAGAGAAATTCGCCTTATGGTTATTCAAATATCCAAAGCTTATGGATTGGATGGCTGACTTAAAAATGAAGGTGATGCCACAAGAGAAGTGGGGTACAGATAATTTAATGTACATTACAAAAACAGATACTCCACTTGAAGGTGGTATGGCACTATTAGAATTTAATGCAGAGCACTTAAAATCAGAACTTGTTACACAAGATGTACTCATATTAACTGGGACAGAAGATCACTTCATTCCACTGAAAATGCATAATCTTCAAGTTCAAGCACTTGAAAATGCCAATTCAATAACTGAACGAATTTTCACGCGAAAAGAACACGCACATAACCACTGTCAAGTCGGTAACTTCGGATTAGCTCTTAAAGTTATCGCAGATTGGCTCGAGGAACTAGAATCAAACAACTCAAACTTAAAATAA
- the rarD gene encoding EamA family transporter RarD gives MNQYKIGISYTVIAYVLWGILPLYWKLLEHVPASEILAHRIVWSFLFVLSIIIFRKRYKAFIQLLRTLIKHPKKMAAILLAGVLVSGNWFIYIWAVNTNHLVEASLGYYINPLLSVLLGVVVLREKLSISQMISVLLAAIGVMILTIQYGQVPWIAISLALSFALYGLAKKLVQLDSMFGLAIETSIVTPIALIFLGSKQIQGTELFFSNSVTTVLLLIGCGIATAIPLLCFAEGVKRIPLSMNGFFQYIAPTISLLIGVFLFQEEFTKVHLASFMCIWFGLIIYTVSNLNIGKQKDKKTLTA, from the coding sequence TTGAATCAATATAAAATCGGAATATCGTATACGGTTATAGCTTACGTCCTTTGGGGTATACTTCCTTTGTATTGGAAACTCCTCGAGCACGTTCCAGCAAGTGAAATTCTTGCTCACAGAATTGTATGGTCATTCTTGTTTGTATTATCGATTATTATTTTCAGAAAAAGATATAAAGCTTTTATCCAATTACTCAGAACTTTAATAAAACACCCAAAGAAAATGGCGGCTATATTGCTTGCAGGTGTATTAGTGAGTGGAAACTGGTTTATATATATTTGGGCAGTTAATACCAACCATCTCGTTGAAGCTAGCCTCGGTTATTACATTAACCCACTTCTTAGTGTATTACTAGGTGTGGTCGTTTTACGTGAGAAGTTATCAATCTCGCAAATGATATCGGTTCTTCTTGCAGCAATTGGTGTTATGATTTTAACAATCCAATACGGACAAGTTCCATGGATTGCAATATCTTTGGCATTAAGCTTTGCATTGTATGGATTAGCAAAAAAATTAGTTCAGCTCGACTCTATGTTTGGTCTCGCGATTGAAACATCGATTGTTACTCCAATCGCACTCATCTTTTTAGGGAGTAAACAAATTCAAGGGACAGAGCTTTTCTTCTCTAACTCTGTTACTACTGTACTCTTACTAATTGGTTGCGGGATTGCAACAGCAATTCCTTTACTATGCTTCGCTGAAGGAGTAAAACGAATTCCCCTATCAATGAATGGTTTCTTTCAATATATCGCACCTACAATAAGCCTCTTAATAGGCGTTTTCTTGTTTCAAGAAGAGTTTACAAAAGTACACCTAGCAAGCTTTATGTGTATATGGTTTGGTCTTATTATTTATACAGTTTCCAATTTGAACATTGGTAAACAAAAAGATAAGAAAACTCTAACTGCATAA
- a CDS encoding YjzC family protein, translated as MGQRRQFNPGDKAPNNGMYVEIGETGSMVKSPQQIELKTGDRFPETANHNRKWTYKRKP; from the coding sequence ATGGGTCAGAGAAGACAATTTAATCCAGGTGATAAAGCACCGAATAATGGGATGTACGTTGAGATCGGTGAAACAGGAAGTATGGTGAAATCGCCGCAACAAATTGAATTAAAGACAGGGGATCGTTTTCCAGAAACGGCCAACCATAATCGGAAGTGGACGTATAAACGTAAACCATAA
- a CDS encoding undecaprenyl-diphosphate phosphatase, with translation MDLEKGFELLKFLLLGIFQGFTEPIPISSSGHLGLAQYYFDIDLPGFSFELFVNFASLIAVLIIYRSDLIRLTVNGLSYITKRDEKSKADFLFIIYLIIGTIPAGVIGVLYGDWIESMFDDGVKMIGAMLLVTAIALFLIRNLRGHKGDRQLSIKDALIVGLAQAIALIPGISRSGATIVGAMAIGMKQETALRFSFLLYIPVSVGGVLLGISDLLETPNLNELFIPYTVAFIGSLVASYFSLKWFMNVMAKGNLIIFSIYCFVVGGLVVLFS, from the coding sequence ATGGATTTAGAAAAAGGATTTGAATTACTAAAGTTTTTATTATTAGGTATTTTCCAAGGATTCACAGAACCGATACCTATTTCATCAAGTGGACATTTAGGACTTGCTCAATACTATTTCGATATTGACCTACCTGGATTTTCTTTTGAATTATTTGTAAACTTCGCATCATTAATTGCTGTGTTAATCATTTACCGTAGTGATTTGATTCGTCTTACTGTTAATGGGCTTTCGTACATAACGAAACGAGATGAGAAATCAAAAGCTGATTTCCTATTCATCATCTATCTCATAATCGGTACAATTCCAGCAGGAGTAATTGGTGTTTTATACGGAGATTGGATCGAATCGATGTTCGATGATGGCGTTAAAATGATTGGTGCTATGTTACTTGTAACAGCAATTGCACTTTTTCTTATTCGAAACTTGCGCGGTCATAAGGGCGATCGTCAATTATCTATTAAAGATGCATTAATCGTTGGATTAGCACAAGCAATCGCTCTTATTCCAGGCATCAGTCGCTCAGGCGCAACGATTGTTGGAGCAATGGCGATTGGTATGAAACAAGAAACTGCATTACGCTTTTCATTTTTACTATACATTCCTGTAAGCGTTGGTGGTGTATTACTAGGTATTAGTGATCTTTTAGAAACACCTAATTTAAATGAATTGTTTATTCCTTATACAGTTGCATTCATCGGCTCACTTGTCGCTTCATATTTTTCTTTAAAGTGGTTTATGAATGTTATGGCTAAAGGCAATCTAATCATCTTCTCTATTTACTGTTTTGTCGTTGGGGGACTCGTTGTATTATTCTCATAA
- the argF gene encoding ornithine carbamoyltransferase, whose amino-acid sequence MTTQTEIGIKNKGLLTLLDYSKEEIMQLLESALELKNSKENGEVIDWLKGKTLGMIFEKPSTRTRVSFEAGMTQLGGHAIYLDTKGSQLGRGETISDTARVMSEYVDAIMIRTFEHSKVEELAEAASIPVINGLTDDFHPCQALADLLTIYEVKQSLQGHKLVYVGDGNNVAHSLMIAAAKVGINCTVACPNGYEPDFEITKKAQLIGSETGAIIEISNDAMEAVNGADFIYTDVWTSMGQEEEQQKRLQALLPFQVNATLMDQADAHATFLHCLPAHRGEEVTADVIDGVQSAIFQQAGNRLHVQKALLVNLLT is encoded by the coding sequence ATGACAACTCAAACTGAGATCGGTATTAAGAATAAGGGGTTATTAACATTACTTGATTATTCGAAAGAAGAAATCATGCAGCTGTTAGAAAGTGCTTTGGAGCTAAAGAATTCAAAAGAAAATGGAGAAGTAATTGATTGGTTAAAAGGAAAGACGTTAGGTATGATCTTTGAAAAACCATCAACTAGAACTCGTGTTTCATTTGAAGCAGGAATGACACAGTTAGGAGGGCATGCAATTTATTTAGATACAAAAGGTTCTCAACTCGGTCGTGGTGAAACGATTTCTGATACAGCTCGTGTCATGTCTGAATATGTTGATGCTATTATGATTCGCACATTTGAACATTCGAAAGTTGAAGAGTTAGCTGAAGCTGCTTCAATTCCTGTCATTAATGGTCTAACAGATGACTTCCATCCGTGCCAAGCACTTGCTGATTTATTAACAATTTATGAAGTGAAGCAATCGTTACAAGGACATAAACTCGTGTATGTAGGTGATGGAAATAACGTTGCTCATTCACTTATGATTGCAGCAGCGAAAGTCGGAATAAATTGTACTGTTGCATGTCCGAATGGGTATGAGCCCGATTTTGAAATTACAAAGAAAGCACAGCTTATAGGTTCAGAGACTGGTGCTATAATTGAGATATCTAATGATGCGATGGAAGCGGTAAATGGGGCTGATTTTATATATACAGATGTGTGGACGAGTATGGGGCAAGAAGAGGAGCAACAAAAACGACTTCAAGCACTTCTGCCATTCCAAGTGAATGCTACGTTAATGGATCAAGCGGATGCACATGCGACATTTCTACATTGTTTGCCAGCCCACCGTGGGGAAGAAGTGACAGCAGATGTAATTGATGGAGTCCAATCTGCTATCTTTCAACAAGCTGGCAATCGTCTGCACGTTCAAAAGGCATTGCTCGTAAACTTATTAACATAA